In a single window of the Leptospira sanjuanensis genome:
- a CDS encoding CbbQ/NirQ/NorQ/GpvN family protein — protein sequence MKNSTNIEEAERSQVRLELPFYKEIGHEVVAFEHAHRNKLPLLLKGPTGSGKSRFVEYMAAKLKLPLLIVSCHEETSAVDLLGRYLIQGAETVWQDGPLTRSVRMGAILYIDEIAEARPDTIVAIHPLTDYRREIYLDRKNERIQAPESFMLVASYNPGYQKGWKELKPSTRQRFVALQFDYPKSEVEESIVRGETGISSEFAGKLVRLGHKIRNLTELGLTESCSTRLLVDAAKMIVSGLPPRLSCEVAIVQPLSDDRDIVNALKDLVALSL from the coding sequence ATGAAGAATTCGACGAACATAGAAGAGGCGGAACGATCTCAAGTCCGGCTCGAACTTCCTTTTTACAAAGAGATCGGGCACGAAGTTGTTGCGTTCGAACACGCGCATCGAAATAAACTTCCGCTTTTGCTGAAGGGGCCGACCGGTTCCGGAAAATCCCGCTTTGTGGAATACATGGCGGCAAAATTGAAACTCCCATTGTTGATCGTTTCTTGTCATGAAGAAACTTCCGCGGTGGATCTTTTGGGACGATACCTCATTCAAGGAGCGGAAACGGTTTGGCAGGACGGTCCGCTGACGCGAAGCGTTCGAATGGGGGCGATTCTTTATATCGATGAAATCGCGGAAGCGCGACCCGATACGATCGTCGCAATTCATCCTTTAACCGACTATCGGAGGGAAATCTATCTCGATCGGAAAAACGAAAGGATTCAGGCTCCGGAATCTTTTATGCTCGTCGCTTCCTACAATCCGGGTTATCAAAAAGGTTGGAAGGAATTGAAACCTTCCACAAGACAGAGGTTTGTCGCATTACAATTCGATTATCCGAAGTCGGAAGTGGAAGAGTCGATCGTAAGGGGAGAAACGGGAATTTCGTCCGAATTCGCGGGAAAGTTGGTCAGGCTCGGACACAAGATTCGCAATCTTACCGAACTAGGATTGACCGAATCCTGTTCGACGAGGTTGCTTGTGGACGCCGCAAAGATGATCGTAAGCGGACTTCCTCCCCGTTTGTCCTGCGAAGTTGCGATCGTACAACCCTTATCGGACGACCGGGACATCGTAAACGCGTTGAAGGATTTGGTCGCCTTGTCTTTGTGA
- a CDS encoding sulfite exporter TauE/SafE family protein — MLILGYIASFLMGTSIGLIGAGGSILMVPILFYIFGQDADQATTNSLFVVGVTALIGALLNAKKGNIDGKIGILFALPSFIGIYIARGFLLPILPNSFDSYFGIVLSKSLSIMIVFAIAMIFSAWGMIHTSVSTSVETSRNHAASVPWMTIGLKGLIVGLITGFVGAGGGFLIIPALVLLLKFSIGVAIGTSLAIIAANSLFGFAISFSTAQTEACPFLLTICVLGIGGMIFGQFLSSRMKERSLKKGFGYFVFTIASLILLDQGLRL; from the coding sequence ATGCTGATACTCGGTTACATCGCATCCTTTCTTATGGGAACTTCGATCGGACTGATCGGAGCGGGAGGGTCCATTCTTATGGTTCCCATTCTTTTCTATATCTTCGGACAGGATGCGGACCAAGCGACGACGAACTCGCTTTTCGTCGTAGGAGTAACCGCGTTGATCGGAGCCTTGCTGAATGCGAAAAAAGGAAATATCGACGGGAAGATAGGAATTCTTTTCGCATTACCGAGCTTTATCGGCATCTATATTGCGAGAGGATTCCTGCTTCCCATTCTTCCGAACTCGTTCGATTCGTATTTCGGAATCGTTCTCTCAAAGTCGCTTTCGATAATGATCGTCTTTGCGATCGCGATGATCTTCAGTGCATGGGGGATGATTCACACTTCCGTTTCGACCTCCGTAGAAACGTCTCGAAATCATGCGGCTTCCGTACCTTGGATGACGATCGGACTCAAAGGATTGATCGTTGGTTTGATCACCGGATTCGTGGGAGCGGGAGGCGGCTTTTTAATCATTCCCGCCCTGGTGCTTCTTCTTAAATTTTCGATCGGCGTCGCGATCGGAACTTCTCTTGCGATCATCGCGGCCAATTCCTTGTTCGGATTTGCGATCAGTTTTTCGACGGCGCAAACGGAAGCTTGTCCCTTCCTTTTAACGATTTGCGTATTGGGAATCGGAGGAATGATTTTCGGACAATTCCTTTCTTCGAGAATGAAGGAACGGTCTTTGAAAAAAGGTTTCGGTTATTTCGTATTCACGATCGCATCCTTGATCCTATTGGATCAGGGTCTTCGTTTATAA
- a CDS encoding DUF1554 domain-containing protein → MMKNDFIKTSVLFWILSFTSYCSQADRISVDAMKNPLIALVEPARFFNSSAQQPGDVPNCSTTLGPCYIFELYNIGGILTNGSMGGISGADALCQTAAAVLPASFGTPSEYKAMLMDESGTRDLTHNWVLHPNTSYFNVKKSSLNPADSRLVFTTDSQAMFSAFPASNAIIVDGTRPISTYTFTGIRNDTPGSVGIWLPGAGRSCFNWTSTATGTTYGSIGYPEDVSTYMIDRGYSAATGCNSTHGLYCVRR, encoded by the coding sequence ATGATGAAGAACGATTTTATAAAAACGTCCGTTTTGTTCTGGATTCTTTCGTTTACTTCCTATTGCAGCCAAGCGGACCGGATCTCGGTCGATGCTATGAAAAATCCGCTAATCGCCTTAGTGGAACCCGCACGCTTCTTCAATTCTTCCGCGCAACAACCGGGTGACGTTCCCAACTGCAGCACCACCTTGGGTCCTTGTTATATCTTTGAACTCTACAACATCGGAGGAATTCTTACGAATGGGTCGATGGGAGGTATTTCCGGTGCGGACGCTCTCTGTCAAACCGCAGCAGCCGTTCTGCCCGCATCCTTCGGAACTCCGAGCGAATATAAGGCAATGCTTATGGATGAATCCGGTACAAGAGATCTGACTCACAATTGGGTTTTGCATCCGAATACGAGTTATTTCAACGTTAAAAAAAGTTCCTTAAATCCCGCGGATAGTAGACTCGTTTTCACAACGGACTCGCAGGCGATGTTTAGTGCGTTTCCGGCGAGCAACGCGATCATCGTAGATGGAACCAGGCCCATCAGCACTTACACGTTCACCGGCATTCGAAACGATACTCCCGGTTCGGTCGGGATTTGGCTGCCGGGTGCAGGAAGAAGTTGTTTCAACTGGACGAGTACGGCAACGGGAACCACTTACGGTTCCATCGGTTATCCGGAAGACGTCTCCACGTATATGATCGATCGAGGTTATTCAGCGGCAACGGGTTGTAATTCTACCCACGGTCTTTATTGCGTTCGCCGGTAA
- a CDS encoding adenylate/guanylate cyclase domain-containing protein produces MSSNAQTAEREKLHKNGLILFSIAFTVAGFLWSFLYFRLGFPQSALIPGWYAILSLLSLFFVFLTGKYVTFRFLQFLFILILPVLLQLSLGGFENSGGVIIWAILCPLGALSFAPIRQGLVWFGSFLIVLALSGFAEFYLRLPTPKVEPNLRILFFVINIVGAGTLTFFSLFYFISKNKQEHDRAENLLLNILPAPIADRLKRNPSTIADGYQSVSILFADIENFTVISQQVSPEVLVHFLNEVFSHFDTLAEKYKMEKIKTIGDAYMVVAGIPIWDEAHADAAMQMAIEMQKFTKTMRDPSSGKVLRIRIGIHSGPVIAGVIGKKKFAYDLWGDAVNTASRLESHGIPGRIQISETTYALLSDKSNIELSRSVDVKGKGTMTTYLSYE; encoded by the coding sequence ATGTCATCGAATGCACAAACGGCGGAACGCGAGAAACTTCACAAGAACGGATTGATTCTTTTTTCGATAGCCTTCACCGTCGCCGGATTTCTGTGGAGCTTTCTCTATTTCCGGTTGGGATTTCCCCAATCGGCTCTGATTCCTGGATGGTATGCGATTTTAAGTTTACTCAGTTTGTTCTTCGTATTCCTCACGGGTAAATACGTAACGTTTCGATTTCTTCAGTTTCTTTTTATTTTAATTCTTCCCGTGCTGTTGCAGTTGAGTTTAGGCGGATTTGAAAATTCGGGCGGCGTAATCATCTGGGCGATTCTCTGTCCTCTCGGTGCCCTTTCCTTCGCTCCGATTCGGCAAGGTCTCGTATGGTTCGGATCGTTTCTAATCGTTTTGGCTTTGAGCGGGTTCGCGGAATTTTATCTGCGGTTGCCGACTCCGAAAGTGGAACCGAATCTTAGAATTTTGTTCTTCGTAATCAATATCGTCGGCGCGGGCACATTAACGTTCTTCAGTTTGTTCTATTTCATTTCTAAAAATAAACAAGAACACGATCGTGCGGAAAATCTTCTGTTGAATATTCTTCCCGCTCCGATCGCGGATCGATTGAAACGGAATCCTTCCACGATCGCGGACGGCTATCAAAGCGTCTCAATCTTGTTTGCGGATATCGAAAATTTTACGGTGATCTCACAACAAGTGTCGCCGGAGGTATTGGTGCATTTTCTAAACGAAGTCTTTTCTCACTTTGATACTCTCGCTGAGAAATACAAGATGGAGAAAATCAAAACGATCGGCGACGCGTATATGGTCGTTGCGGGAATTCCGATTTGGGACGAGGCTCATGCGGACGCCGCGATGCAGATGGCGATTGAGATGCAGAAGTTCACGAAGACGATGCGGGATCCGTCCTCCGGAAAAGTTTTGAGGATTCGAATCGGGATTCATTCGGGTCCGGTCATTGCAGGTGTGATCGGTAAAAAGAAATTCGCGTACGACCTTTGGGGAGACGCTGTGAATACCGCGAGTCGCTTGGAATCGCACGGAATCCCGGGTAGAATTCAAATTTCGGAAACTACATACGCATTGTTGAGCGATAAATCCAACATAGAACTCAGCCGATCCGTGGATGTGAAAGGAAAAGGAACGATGACCACGTACCTCAGTTACGAATAA
- a CDS encoding YeeE/YedE family protein has product MTTEWVMGLIGGAVIGIAVSLMLLWNGRVTGVSGIVYGVLVPVQGDTAWRWYFIVGLLLGGISLKFTAPELLAVELQTKTWLGALAGILVGFGAMLGGGCTSGHGVCGVSRFSLRSIVATILFMGAGMGAVLFLRTIGWLV; this is encoded by the coding sequence ATGACCACAGAATGGGTTATGGGATTGATCGGAGGAGCGGTGATCGGGATCGCCGTTTCTCTGATGCTTTTATGGAACGGAAGAGTAACGGGAGTCAGCGGGATCGTATACGGCGTTTTAGTTCCGGTTCAAGGTGACACCGCTTGGCGATGGTATTTCATCGTGGGACTTTTATTGGGAGGAATTTCGTTGAAGTTCACCGCTCCCGAACTTTTAGCGGTAGAACTGCAAACGAAAACCTGGCTCGGCGCGTTAGCCGGTATCCTCGTCGGTTTCGGCGCAATGTTGGGGGGCGGCTGCACGAGCGGGCACGGAGTTTGCGGCGTAAGTAGGTTCTCACTTCGATCGATCGTGGCTACGATTCTTTTTATGGGCGCCGGAATGGGAGCCGTATTGTTTCTTCGAACGATCGGATGGCTCGTATGA
- a CDS encoding nitric oxide reductase activation protein NorD yields MSWEEFTFKQLYRFFRIGSQDPDTNENSVSLAEIKDRLSILAKALTGENIEILTAEKEGGYQKRRFFLPAIYTHAHDKNGNLEYYIFRILYLTEQKRLGLNWEDGLDPERNPSIQKAKETYPLVLRSIADQYPDSLRLVNSVIETEVAFREKKNQTFEYKENLSLLHGVWMSAPKDVLPEKDSAIPKERLSGNDSIETEEEGVVREKINPIQVDRKSQKDYTLQHHFEKVDTIEEFNGNWRDFDGSDELEEQKEALRELDLRNTVRSDDPTHSIFRTEYSFGSALGETEDVVSNEESVSYDEWDFGKKKYKKGYCSVFPKTFLREDPAFYANAVSEHRAVLNTLRSRFNRFVNERNVVKRQLDGEDIDLDSIVEHSTDVLSGRSPSERIYLSKRKATRDVSILILTDTSLSTDSFVENRRILDVEKVSLLLFGQLCSEYGDRFQMDCFSSRTRNHCDYFTIKRFEDVWEKTRKKIGAVQASGYTRIGPAIRHALTRIEREKSSKRWILLLSDGKPNDYDRYEGRYGIEDVKQAIRECEKQNVGFYALAIDKQAKQYLPSMLGHGSYRILPNPVHLPDALSDFYMKLIK; encoded by the coding sequence GTGAGCTGGGAGGAATTTACATTCAAACAATTGTATCGATTCTTTCGGATCGGATCGCAGGATCCCGATACGAATGAGAATTCGGTATCTCTCGCGGAGATCAAGGACAGGCTTTCGATTCTTGCAAAAGCTCTTACGGGAGAGAATATCGAGATTCTCACCGCAGAGAAAGAAGGCGGATATCAGAAACGGAGATTCTTTCTCCCCGCGATTTATACACATGCGCATGATAAGAACGGAAATTTAGAATATTATATTTTTAGAATTTTGTATCTGACTGAACAGAAACGATTGGGCCTAAACTGGGAGGACGGTCTCGATCCGGAAAGGAATCCGTCCATTCAAAAGGCAAAAGAAACCTATCCTTTGGTTTTAAGGAGCATCGCGGATCAATATCCGGATTCACTTCGGCTCGTAAATTCCGTGATCGAAACCGAAGTCGCGTTTCGGGAAAAGAAAAATCAAACTTTCGAATATAAGGAAAATCTTTCGCTTCTTCACGGAGTGTGGATGTCCGCTCCGAAAGACGTCCTTCCGGAAAAGGATTCCGCAATTCCGAAGGAGCGTCTAAGCGGAAACGATTCGATCGAAACCGAAGAAGAAGGAGTCGTTCGTGAAAAAATAAATCCGATCCAAGTCGATCGGAAATCCCAGAAGGATTACACCTTACAACATCACTTTGAAAAAGTGGATACGATCGAAGAATTCAACGGAAATTGGAGGGACTTCGACGGTTCCGACGAACTCGAGGAACAAAAAGAAGCCCTTCGGGAATTGGATCTCAGAAACACCGTCCGTTCGGACGATCCTACACATTCCATCTTTCGAACCGAATATTCGTTCGGGTCGGCGCTCGGGGAAACCGAAGACGTCGTTTCGAATGAGGAATCGGTTTCGTACGACGAATGGGATTTCGGCAAAAAGAAATATAAGAAAGGGTATTGTAGCGTCTTTCCGAAAACGTTTTTGCGGGAAGATCCCGCGTTTTACGCGAACGCGGTTTCGGAACACAGAGCCGTTTTGAACACACTCCGGTCTCGATTCAACCGTTTCGTTAACGAACGAAATGTCGTTAAACGGCAGTTAGACGGGGAAGATATCGACCTGGATTCGATCGTGGAACATTCTACGGACGTTCTCTCCGGCAGAAGTCCTTCCGAAAGAATCTATCTTTCCAAACGAAAAGCGACTCGCGACGTTTCGATTCTGATACTGACGGACACGAGTTTATCCACCGATTCTTTTGTGGAGAATCGGCGAATTCTGGATGTCGAGAAAGTTTCGCTGTTATTATTCGGTCAGCTCTGTTCCGAATACGGAGATCGATTTCAAATGGATTGTTTTTCTTCGAGAACGAGAAATCATTGCGACTATTTTACGATCAAGAGATTCGAGGACGTTTGGGAAAAAACGAGAAAGAAAATAGGCGCCGTTCAAGCGAGCGGTTATACGAGAATCGGTCCCGCGATTCGGCACGCTTTGACTCGGATCGAACGGGAAAAAAGTTCGAAACGATGGATTCTTCTTTTGTCGGATGGAAAGCCGAACGACTACGATCGATACGAAGGCCGTTACGGAATCGAGGATGTAAAACAAGCGATTCGGGAATGTGAAAAACAAAACGTAGGTTTTTATGCTCTTGCGATCGACAAGCAGGCGAAACAGTATCTCCCTTCGATGCTCGGACACGGTTCGTATCGTATTCTTCCCAATCCCGTTCATCTTCCGGATGCGCTTTCCGATTTTTATATGAAGCTGATAAAATAA
- a CDS encoding MBL fold metallo-hydrolase, which produces MKEILFYQLFETQSSTYTYLIADWETKEAAIIDPVWETVERDLKLIRDLNLHLVYILETHIHADHISGADEIRQNTIARTAISANAGLDCADISLEDGQELLLGNKKITAIATPGHTNACMSYFFEGMIFTGDSLLIRGTGRTDFQDGSASKLYDSITQRLFSLPDETQVYPGHDYQGLSFSTIGLEKKLNPRIGGDRSKEDFTRIMRQLQLATPKKMHLAVPVNLACGKLESVKVMSPQVVSGIPVVSTEDVFENIGKIKIIDVRYPGEFHGALGHINTAQLLPLGSELTKYLQTGNRSEEIVFVCRSGKRSRQATEESIRLGYKFTASMAGGMLNWNERSLPKE; this is translated from the coding sequence ATGAAAGAAATCCTATTTTATCAACTCTTCGAAACTCAGTCTTCGACTTACACGTATCTCATCGCCGATTGGGAAACGAAAGAAGCCGCAATCATCGATCCGGTATGGGAAACCGTGGAACGGGATCTAAAGCTGATCCGCGACCTCAATCTTCATCTCGTTTACATTTTAGAAACGCATATTCATGCGGATCATATCAGCGGAGCCGATGAAATCCGTCAAAACACGATCGCAAGAACGGCCATAAGCGCGAACGCGGGACTTGATTGCGCTGATATTTCCCTCGAAGACGGACAAGAGCTCCTGCTCGGAAACAAAAAAATCACCGCGATCGCGACACCCGGACATACGAACGCGTGCATGAGCTATTTCTTCGAAGGAATGATCTTTACGGGAGATTCTCTTTTGATCCGCGGAACGGGAAGAACCGATTTCCAGGACGGGTCCGCTTCCAAGCTTTATGACAGCATTACGCAGAGACTTTTTTCTCTTCCGGATGAAACCCAAGTGTATCCGGGTCACGATTATCAAGGTTTAAGTTTTTCAACGATCGGATTGGAAAAAAAATTGAATCCGAGAATCGGAGGCGACCGTTCCAAAGAGGATTTTACGCGAATCATGAGACAACTTCAGCTCGCTACTCCGAAGAAAATGCACTTGGCCGTACCCGTCAATTTAGCCTGCGGCAAATTGGAATCGGTAAAAGTGATGAGCCCGCAGGTAGTATCGGGAATTCCCGTCGTTTCGACGGAGGACGTATTCGAGAACATCGGAAAAATAAAAATTATCGATGTGCGTTATCCGGGAGAATTTCACGGAGCCTTAGGCCATATCAATACGGCTCAACTCTTGCCGCTCGGTTCAGAGCTAACGAAATATTTACAAACCGGAAACCGTTCCGAAGAAATCGTGTTTGTTTGTCGCAGCGGAAAACGGTCCAGACAAGCAACGGAAGAAAGCATTCGATTGGGTTATAAATTCACGGCTAGCATGGCAGGCGGCATGTTGAATTGGAATGAAAGATCGCTGCCGAAGGAGTAA
- a CDS encoding DUF6691 family protein yields MKYNLGAFIVGLLFAIGLGISGILQPANIIGFLNVFGKWNPTLLFTMAGAVGIHFITYKLIRKRKTPMLTKDWYIPTRQEITPALIIGSLIFGIGWGLGGYCPTVSVTSLASFETRPFVVFLSVLAGMYLFRFLDKKTNLKNKLE; encoded by the coding sequence ATGAAATACAATCTCGGAGCCTTTATCGTGGGTCTGCTCTTTGCCATCGGCTTAGGCATATCCGGAATTTTACAACCGGCAAACATAATCGGTTTTTTGAATGTTTTCGGAAAATGGAATCCCACTCTTCTTTTTACGATGGCGGGAGCGGTTGGAATCCATTTCATCACATATAAATTAATCCGAAAACGAAAAACTCCGATGCTTACGAAAGATTGGTATATCCCGACTCGACAAGAGATCACACCGGCGCTGATCATCGGAAGTCTTATTTTTGGAATCGGCTGGGGATTGGGAGGTTATTGCCCGACGGTGTCGGTCACGTCTCTCGCGAGTTTCGAAACGCGCCCCTTCGTCGTTTTTCTGAGCGTCTTAGCGGGAATGTATCTGTTTCGATTCTTGGATAAAAAAACGAATCTGAAAAACAAACTCGAATAA
- a CDS encoding helix-turn-helix domain-containing protein yields the protein MKLDSTPLVRQERICIWGSRCMFAGYLPDLTLRRRAAATVCIGLDEEFQLSLNDSDWMNFRSVLIPPMVDHSIRFSGGFCVLLFMDLSSPNYEFLRASNQEKENQGIFITLQEENQLFEKINQILATDSEESLVELLNQIPPLSDDESRVIDERIQKIVDLITSMPQEDHSAKDLAEIAGMSVSNLEHQFKKEVGIPFHSFRTWFRLKLTVYSLLHGMSHTDAAHRAGFFDSAHFTRTFRSTFGLPPSEIFRSTRQLKSFIEVPVSYTESW from the coding sequence ATGAAACTGGATTCAACACCGCTCGTACGTCAGGAAAGAATTTGCATTTGGGGGAGCCGTTGTATGTTTGCGGGCTATCTTCCGGATTTAACTCTGCGCCGCAGAGCGGCTGCAACGGTTTGTATCGGCTTAGACGAGGAATTTCAACTTTCTCTGAACGATTCGGATTGGATGAATTTTCGTTCCGTTTTGATTCCGCCGATGGTGGACCATTCCATTCGATTTTCAGGCGGATTTTGTGTTCTTCTTTTTATGGACTTAAGCAGTCCCAATTATGAATTTTTAAGAGCCTCCAACCAGGAAAAAGAAAATCAAGGAATCTTTATAACTCTGCAGGAAGAGAATCAACTCTTCGAGAAGATCAATCAGATCTTGGCGACGGACTCGGAAGAGTCGCTCGTGGAACTGTTGAATCAAATTCCTCCGTTATCCGACGACGAATCGCGGGTTATCGATGAAAGAATTCAAAAGATCGTCGATTTAATCACTTCGATGCCGCAGGAAGATCATTCAGCAAAAGATTTGGCGGAGATTGCGGGAATGTCCGTTTCCAACTTGGAGCACCAATTTAAAAAGGAAGTCGGCATTCCGTTTCATTCGTTTCGCACTTGGTTCCGTCTTAAATTGACCGTCTATTCGTTGTTACACGGAATGAGTCATACCGACGCGGCTCACCGCGCAGGATTTTTCGATTCGGCTCATTTTACGCGAACCTTCCGTTCTACGTTCGGCCTGCCCCCATCCGAAATCTTCAGAAGCACAAGGCAGTTGAAATCGTTCATAGAAGTTCCTGTGAGTTACACCGAATCTTGGTGA
- a CDS encoding c-type cytochrome, which translates to MLSKFQAKLFFLLGTALFSAVFLFLTFDSMRYVYSHESNRNISPSVIAGKAIWETNNCMGCHTILGEGAYYAPELTKVYERRGPEWIRVFLKDPQAMYPGERKMVRYDFTDQQIDEVIAFLKWSGELDLKGFPPKPEYKQETKTVSVQSANIQPPEKFKQICTACHAVGGSGGNVGPALDSVGNKYEVGYLENWLKDPQKIKPGTAMPKLPLTDSEIKDLTKYLSQLK; encoded by the coding sequence ATGCTCAGTAAGTTTCAGGCAAAATTATTTTTTCTACTCGGAACCGCTTTGTTTTCCGCCGTATTCTTATTTCTTACGTTCGATTCGATGCGGTATGTTTATTCGCACGAATCGAATCGAAACATTTCACCGAGCGTCATTGCGGGAAAAGCAATCTGGGAAACGAATAATTGTATGGGATGTCATACGATTTTGGGAGAAGGAGCCTATTACGCTCCCGAACTTACGAAGGTATATGAACGCCGCGGCCCCGAATGGATACGCGTTTTTTTAAAGGATCCCCAAGCGATGTATCCGGGCGAAAGGAAGATGGTCCGATACGACTTCACCGATCAACAGATCGACGAGGTGATCGCGTTTCTCAAATGGAGCGGAGAGTTGGATCTGAAAGGTTTCCCTCCGAAACCGGAGTATAAACAAGAAACCAAAACCGTTAGCGTGCAGTCGGCTAATATACAGCCTCCCGAAAAATTCAAACAGATCTGTACGGCCTGTCATGCGGTCGGCGGTTCCGGAGGAAACGTAGGCCCGGCTTTGGACTCTGTAGGCAATAAATACGAAGTTGGGTATTTGGAAAATTGGCTGAAAGACCCCCAAAAGATCAAACCGGGAACCGCGATGCCGAAACTTCCTCTGACGGATTCGGAAATCAAGGATCTCACGAAGTATTTATCCCAGTTAAAATAG
- a CDS encoding cbb3-type cytochrome c oxidase subunit I — MKYKSQKIAYWFFATCMLLLSLQLVYGFIMSFARMGFDGLHDWIPFNAARATHTNLLVVWLLTGFMGAAHYIIPEESGRELYSEKLAYVQLISLIVVGVVSIVGFHFNVWEGRKFLEIPRPLDYLVVINVLMFLFNIGMTVWKGSKNSTTGLVLYFGLFSAALLYLPGMIQFNSQTVDSYFRWWVVHLWVEGVWELIMGGILSFLLIKLTGVDREVIEKWLYVIVGLTFLSGILGTGHHYYFIGVPEYWKWVGGFFSMLEPLAFLAMAMFAISMYRKSGRNHPNAISIYWTIGSAVMSFVGAGFLGFAHTLPQVNLYTHGTLITAMHGHLAFWGAYAMIVLAIVTYAMPLLTGRKLWNNPTGLYAFWASNIGMLGMTGAFAVAGIAQVYLERKFGMDFLIVQKEIEVHFFGLTLAAIVFTSGIVAFIVNFIRFGRPTDEALNAESASGDVVMNFR, encoded by the coding sequence ATGAAATACAAATCTCAGAAAATAGCCTATTGGTTTTTCGCAACGTGTATGCTGCTTCTCTCGTTGCAGTTAGTTTACGGATTTATAATGTCTTTTGCGAGAATGGGGTTCGACGGTTTGCACGATTGGATTCCGTTCAACGCGGCGAGGGCGACTCATACGAATCTTCTCGTGGTTTGGCTTTTGACGGGATTTATGGGGGCGGCGCATTATATCATTCCGGAAGAATCGGGCAGGGAGCTTTATTCGGAAAAATTGGCGTATGTACAATTGATTTCCCTGATCGTAGTCGGAGTCGTTTCGATCGTTGGATTTCATTTTAACGTATGGGAAGGAAGAAAGTTCCTGGAAATACCGAGACCTCTCGATTATCTCGTCGTGATAAACGTCCTAATGTTTCTATTCAATATAGGAATGACCGTTTGGAAAGGAAGCAAGAACTCGACGACCGGACTCGTTCTGTATTTCGGTTTATTTTCCGCGGCGTTGTTGTATCTGCCGGGAATGATTCAGTTCAATAGTCAGACCGTGGATTCTTACTTTCGCTGGTGGGTCGTTCATCTTTGGGTGGAAGGGGTTTGGGAACTGATCATGGGGGGAATTCTTTCTTTTCTTCTCATTAAGTTGACGGGAGTCGATCGGGAAGTGATCGAAAAATGGCTCTACGTGATTGTCGGATTAACGTTTTTATCCGGAATTTTAGGAACGGGGCATCATTACTACTTTATCGGTGTTCCCGAATATTGGAAATGGGTCGGCGGATTCTTTTCCATGCTCGAACCTCTCGCGTTTTTGGCGATGGCGATGTTCGCGATTTCCATGTATCGAAAGAGCGGAAGAAATCATCCGAACGCGATTTCGATTTATTGGACGATCGGGAGCGCGGTGATGTCCTTCGTAGGCGCGGGCTTTTTAGGATTCGCACACACGCTGCCTCAAGTGAATCTTTATACTCACGGAACCTTGATTACGGCGATGCACGGCCATCTTGCGTTTTGGGGAGCGTATGCGATGATCGTATTGGCGATCGTAACCTATGCGATGCCTCTATTGACCGGAAGAAAACTCTGGAACAATCCTACGGGACTTTACGCCTTCTGGGCGTCTAACATCGGTATGTTGGGAATGACCGGAGCCTTTGCGGTGGCCGGGATCGCTCAGGTTTATCTGGAACGAAAATTCGGAATGGATTTTCTAATCGTACAGAAGGAGATCGAGGTTCACTTTTTCGGATTGACGTTAGCCGCCATCGTGTTCACGTCCGGAATCGTCGCGTTTATCGTAAACTTTATACGATTCGGTCGGCCTACCGACGAAGCTCTGAACGCCGAGAGCGCATCGGGCGACGTCGTAATGAATTTTAGATGA